From Tiliqua scincoides isolate rTilSci1 chromosome 2, rTilSci1.hap2, whole genome shotgun sequence, the proteins below share one genomic window:
- the LOC136638731 gene encoding olfactory receptor 13H1-like has translation MLEDMSNNETFEFVLVGLSHHPQAQAVFFWFLLVVYMVTLIGNGLIVMVVVTDPALHTPMYFFLCNLSFLDICYSSCSIPQMMINCLVERPVISFTRCLLQMYTSLFLGMTESLLLAVMAYDRFVAICSPLHYTLIVSWWVCVQLAVMSWASAFLLTLLPVLVQPTKFCGHNVINHFTCELQGFIKLACSDTRLNKIIMFVTSFLVLVVPFTFILVTYGRIGLAVLRIRSAQGRGKAISTCSSHLAVVGIFYGTAMAMYLRPQDKTSSDHDKLVAVFYGVITPMLNPLIYSLRNRDIKGALQRTFGRKFIE, from the coding sequence ATGTTGGAGGACATGAGCAATAATGAGACCTTTGAGTTTGTCCTGGTGGGGCTCTCCCATCATCCCCAGGCCCAGGCTGTCTTCTTCTGGTTCCTGCTAGTAGTCTACATGGTAACTTTGATTGGCAACGGGCTCATTGTCATGGTGGTTGTGACTGATCCTGCCctgcacactcccatgtactttttcctttgcAATCTCTCTTTCCTTGACATCTGCTACTCATCTTGCAGCATCCCGCAGATGATGATCAATTGTCTGGTTGAAAGGCCAGTTATTTCTTTTACCAGATGCTTGCTTCAGATGTACACAAGCCTTTTCCTTGGGATGACAGAGTCCCTGCTCCTGGCTGTGATGGCATATGATCGATTTGTGGCTATATGTAGTCCCCTGCACTACACTCTCATTGTAAGCTGGTGGGTGTGTGTCCAGTTGGCGGTCATGTCTTGGGCTAGTGCCTTCTTGCTGACTCTGTTACCAGTACTTGTGCAACCCACGAAATTCTGTGGCCACAATGTGATAAATCACTTCACATGTGAGCTACAGGGATTCATCAAATTGGCTTGCTCTGATACCCGCCTCAACAAGATCATTATGTTTGTCACCAGCTTTCTGGTCTTGGTGGTGCCCTTCACATTCATCCTGGTGACATATGGGCGCATTGGGCTGGCTGTCCTCCGCATCCGTTCAGCACAAGGCCGGGGCAAAGCCATCTCTACCTGCAGCTCTCATTTAGCTGTGGTAGGGATCTTCTATGGCACAGCTATGGCCATGTACTTGAGACCCCAGGACAAAACCTCCTCAGATCATGACAAGCTAGTTGCTGTGTTCTATGGAGTCATCACCCCTATGCTCAATCCCCTTATCTATAGCCTGAGAAACAGAGATATAAAGGGAGCTCTGCAAAGGACTTTTGGAAGAAAATTCATTGAGTAA
- the LOC136638732 gene encoding olfactory receptor 13H1-like → MGASNRTRVTEFILIGLSQHPRAQAVFFGLLLVAYLISFLGNGLLILLSIADPRLHTPMYFFLCVLSAIDLILTSNIIPEVLANCFIPRPTISLSRCLAQMYIGLLLIVAECILLAIMAYDRFAAICQPLHYMQIMSWRLCISLVIASLSFSFLMTLITVVLQPTDFCGQHIINHFGCELESFLKLACSDTHISEIFMHVSSLFILIPPFGFTVVTYGRIGLAVLRINSTQGRKKAFSTCSSHLTVVSIFYGTIMIMYLQPQEKSVSDKGKVISIAYWALTPMLNPLIYSLRNRDVKGAFWKLLGRKLSE, encoded by the coding sequence ATGGGAGCTTCAAATAGGACAAGGGTGACTGAATTCATTTTAATTGGGTTATCACAACACCCAAGAGCTCAGGCTGTGTTCTTTGGTCTCCTCTTGGTGGCTTACCTCATCAGCTTTCTTGGCaatgggctcctcatcctgctGAGTATCGCTGACCCACGGCTTcatacccccatgtatttcttcctctgtgtcctctccgcAATAGACCTCATCCTCACCAGCAATATAATTCCTGAGGTGTTGGCCAACTGCTTTATTCCCAGACCCACAATCTCCTTGTCCAGATGCTTGGCCCAGATGTACATTGGTCTATTACTCATTGTAGCCGAATGCATTCTCCTTGCTATCATGGCATACGACCGCTTTGCAGCCATATGCCAACCTCTACATTACATGCAGATCATGAGTTGGAGATTATGCATTTCTCTAGTGATTGCGTCTCTGTCTTTCTCCTTCCTGATGACTCTGATCACAGTGGTGTTGCAGCCTACTGACTTCTGTGGCCAACACATCATCAACCACTTTGGATGTGAGCTGGAGTCTTTCCTCAAGCTCGCCTGCTCTGACACGCATATTAGTGAGATTTTCATGCATGTTTCCAGTCTCTTTATCCTAATACCACCCTTTGGTTTCACTGTTGTCACTTATGGGCGCATAGGTCTGGCTGTGCTGCGTATCAATTCAACGCAGGGACGCAAGAAAGCGTTCTCCACCTGTAGCTCTCACCTCACAGTGGTGAGTATCTTTTATGGCACAATCATGATCATGTACTTGCAGCCCCAAGAAAAGTCTGTTTCTGACAAGGGAAAGGTAATATCTATTGCATACTGGGCTCTAACTCCCATGCTGAACCCTCTGATCTACAGCTTGAGGAACAGAGATGTGAAGGGGGCATTCTGGAAACTGCTTGGAAGGAAATTGTCAGAGTAA